taactctgGTAGGTGTGCAATAACTATAACATAGTTTCCTGTAAGCAAAGTGTTAAGCACACTTAATCTTCATCTCAATATCCCAGGTTTGTTTTATGACCTTCATGATTTAAATTTGGTTGATGTTTACCATTGCTGGACATATTTTAGTGAGCTTAAGTATATCGaatatgtaattatattgaCATACACTGTACTTTAGctcaatataaaatgtttaaactgagttggacaagtgggtttcctatGGGTAATTAAGTTTACCTCATAAGAACAACCATTGTGAGAGCGAGCATAATATGCCTAGCTAAAGTAGCTTATTTCACAAACAGTGTAAGATAGACGACAAGTTTTGAGTACTGAAGGGATTTTAACTTAACCTGATATCCCAGCTATGAACAGATCAGCCTTATGGGGACCAATAAGAATATGAATTACCAAGACCTGGTGGAGGTTATAGCAGAGATCATCCACGTACACAGCCGCAACTTTCACCATCCCATACTGGCCTCACTGAAGTCAGGGTTTACGTAAGTCGCTTATTTAATACCTTAGCACTTTTGTAACATTCGTAAGAGTGTTTTTGCCATCCAATATTGGCCTCACTTAAGGCATGGTTTACATAGTCACCTATTTAATATCTAAACTCTTTTGTAACATTCTTAAAAGTATTTTCGCCTTCCAATACTGGTGTCACTGAGGTCTGGTTTAGTTCAGTCGGCATACTAATACCTTTGCGCTTTATAGTTAAAAAGCCTTCCATAATCCCTACCTTCATAGATAATGCTTTTTCTGCAGGTCGGAGTGTGACATAGTCAGCCACCTTCTTCAGGCCCAACTTCTAATGGCCGAGGGTCAGTTCCTACCCTCCCTTCTTCAACTCCACCAGGCCCACAGTAAACTGACTAGCTGGGGTGCAGCCTCACAAGCAAGAGAGGTAAACACATGAAGATTGATTGCCAccttttgaaactttatagttagatgaaaatattaaaacccATAAAGACATTTTAAGTCTCTGCAGCAACTTCAAGCACACTGAACAGTGTAGATTCAGCCAAGGTTATAGCAAACTAGTAAGTTTGAGGAGTAGATTCAGCCAAGCTTATAGCAAACTAGGCAGTTTGAGGTGTAGATTCAGCCAAGCTAATAGAAAACTGGGCAGTTTGAGGAGTAGATTCAGTCAAGCTTATAGCAAACTGGGCAGTTTGAGATGTAGATTCAGCCAAGCTTATAGAAAACTGGTCAGTTTGAGGTGTAGATTCAGCCAAGCTTATAGAAAATTGGGCAGTTTGAGGTGTAGATTCAGTCAAGCTTATAGAAAACTGGTCAGTTTGAGGTGTAGATTCAGCCAAGGTTATAGCAAACTAGTAAGTTTGAGGAGTAGATTCAGCCAAGGTTATTCAGCCAAGGTTATAGCAAACTAGTAAGTTTGAGGAGTAGATTCAGCCAAGGTTATAGCAAACTAGGCAGTTTGAGGTGTAGATTCAGCCAAGCTTATAGAAACTGGTCAGTTTGAGTTGTAGATTCAGCCAAGCTTATAGAAAATTGGGCAGTTTGAGGTGTAGATTCCGCCAAGCTTATAGAAAACTGGTCAGTTTGAGGTGTAGATTCAGCCAAGCTTATAGAAAACTGGTCAGTTTGAGGTGTAGATTCAGCCAAGCTTATAGAAAATTGGGCAGTTTGAGGTGTAGATTCAGCCAAGCTTATAAAAAACTGGGCAGTTTGGGGTGTAGATTCAGCCAAGCTTATAGAAAACTGGGCAGTTTGAGGTGTAGATTCAGCCAAGGTTATAGAAAACTGGTCAGTTTGAGGTGTAGATTCAGCCAAGGTTATAGTAAACTGGGCAGTTTGAGGAGTAGATTCAGCCAAGCTTATAGAAAACTGGGCAGTTTGAGGTGTAGATTCAGTCAAGCTTATAGCAAACTGGTCAGTTTGAGGTGTAGACTCAGCCAAGCTTATAACAAACTGACCTGTTGTAGCTTCaattatttaaagggactagacaccagatgatataactaaagaaaaaaaagaaaattgtcaaaaacttagataaattgatatctttgagtacaacacattgaatcttaataactgatgtatcacatcgcttacaacAGATGTAATAAGAAATGATGATGTATCTTTGAAAGATTAAGCATATTTTTCCAATCCGAAAATTTAATGGGTTTGTCTACCAGGAAAAATCCcagttattttagaaatttgcCTCATACTACCTCAAATTAACAATTCTAGGCTTgatttgaggaaatactgtatttgctgattttggaaccatctggtgtctagtccctttaagtccACTAAGCCAACAGCATCACCAATTTCTTTGTAAGCTAGAGTGGCACACCTCAAAGTAAAGTGATAAGTCTAGGTTTGGCCTTAGAGGCAAGGGAGGTAAGTTGGTTGACTTTTCTAGTAATAACCTTTGTATCTGGGGCTTGTTTCATTACAGATTGTAGTTGTTAGTTGGAATTacctttgtttcatattttgctGAATATTTTTGTGATCTGAACTTCAGCcagtatcataattaaacagaacagaacagaacatttgtttagatacaagcacatacagcttatgatcatcaaaataatcataattaaagttgaaaacagtttaagaaatcAGTGATTGTTATATAATGACAGCATTTAAGACTGTTTAAGTTACAACTAACATCCCGAATTAGGCCCAAAGctagtattcaatataattcttatcctTGTTATTAGACATGCCTCAGAAATTCCTTTCAGTCTATTGGCcattatttttacagtccaatcaaaacacttttaCTCTTTAATCTAGGTTAAATCTCAGTTGGTTTTTAAATACTACCTGTGGTATGCTTTAGATTTCACCTGGACTGGTTCACCAAATTTCATACTCAAAATTAAGCTTTTTAAAACAAGTGCTGAAGTAATATTCGTGCAGCCTTGGATTTGAATCCCATCAGGAGAATGTTCTCTTGGTATCACACAGTGGAGGCCAGGAAGGGAactcgagagtgattcatatcaCCAATAGTTATAAAAATGCAGTAATATAAACTTAAAAGGAAATTTCAGTTTTAAGTAAACTTAAATGTTGAACTTTAGAGTTAGGCCAGTATTCAAAAAACTTCTTCAGTCATTTCCAAACATAAGTTTGTATCTCAATAGTCATCTGATATAGTTACCTGAACACTTTTGAATTACTTTCATTGACTGTATTTAATATGTACAATTATGTTACAAAATCGATACACTTCTTTTactttgacaataaaaaaattgaaaaattgacTTAAGATAGAAAATGACagataatgttttatgaaaagcGGCCCTGTAATATTGGAAATCACCGTTAAAATTGATATGTTATAACTTATACCATTAGTTCATGGAAGGCAAAGCGTAAAAAGTCGTTGATTAATGGTGTTTCCTGTTACATTTAGTCTTGCGAAGTTGAGACTGTTTGTCATCTAGTAAGAACATGTTGTGCATTTGTGTGTATATAATGCATagacttttatttcatttttataatcatatttgcATTGCATGTCACTagcttgttgttttttggaaGAAAAAGTCCAGTTATTGTCATAGggttaatgtcatttttatttagtgGCATCAGCATTGTGCAAAAACctaagtttaaactttaatagtcactaaaccctgtttaaaatattcaaatgaaacttggtacatatgttgcaaGAAACTATCTGCACACGTATATGAAGGGCTGTTATTCTTGCcttaaaaatgattgagttatgccccttttttactgaaaaaaacaacaacacaccaGTGTTGGCCTGTGCTTCATGGGGCTCTtatttaattgtacatgtataatgagACAGTCTTCAGGctctttattttcaatgtttgtcATCATCTTGCTTTGTTTGTTACCTTAGATGTATACTGTTGTTGAGCTACACttgtcaaaattaattatttagtcatttatcaaaacaatgccAGTTTTACATTCAGATTTCATTAAATCTTTCACATTGTATGTACAGGATTCCCACCGTCAGGAAAAAGTCAGggaaaaagggaaaaaaaataAGGTCAGGAAATTATCAAATGGTCAGGGAAATTTGGAAAATGGGCAAAAGTCAGGGAGATGTCCAATAAATTTGGAACCTGAGATTGAGGGCCGAAGAAACAATTTTCTAAATAGcagaaaaaatggaaattattttgaaacaaaaaaaggtgaattaaaaaaaaagccaaTACACATGGTGAGTGTTGGCTGATGGGGAGGATGGAGGCCAACTTTATTAATTATGCTCATAGATGACAAATTAAGCTCCTTTGAACACCAACAGTTTGGTCAAATACGGATTCGGTTAGGGAAAAGTAAgggaattttattttctatgattTGTGGGAACCCTGAATTGTAACCCTGGAAGACTCCTGTACTATATTGACGGAAcgttttttgtcaatatttctgttagcaacatttaaatgttatttatcaaGTCAGCTGatctttattaatatttcaacaattgtACACAAACATGTGACACTTCATCAGTTTTGTTGAGTGTATTAATACTAGAACCATATTATGtcagataaattttattttcaagatatgGTATTTATTGCATGTCATAGGCCAGATTTTAAATATTCTCTGTTTCCCTTCTCATGACcctggtacatgtatatgaagtGTGGGTCAGGTGGTcgatatataattttacattattataaagAATAGAGAACAAACCTTTAGGCGGGagtgtttaattatgtttattttgtaaatatttttttgaaaactggGTCAGACAAACAGAAAGAGAAAATACTTATACAATTACTTGTTTgtggtaaaaaatataaaatttgaaagcaGGGATTTGGGATGTAGTGAGTCATTCATATTTTGGAACAACTACGTATTTGAAACGCAACAAAAAAATGGTTATGTTGCACCAAAAAAAACTTTAAGCAATAACAGCATTCGAGTCGGCCCAGTTTCTGGTCGGTTGTAGGAGgggaaacatttaatattttatttgaggtctgaaatataataaaaactattataCTTGTGACTACAcaaaatcaattttgactgCAAAAAAAGCAAAAAGTAATTGTAATTGTCAACAACATAGTTGTTGGACTTAGTTATGCTTGCTTGCAAGTTGCTTGTATTGCAGACACTTTTCTGTTTTATCTTTGATTCTCCAtgttattgtacatgtacctgtgcTGTGATGAATGATACTTATTTGTAATGGAATTTCAGTCTCTCCAAAAAATGCCAGCTCCATTTAAACTTAGAAGTTATAAAATGGACTAATGGTACAAAAATCTCTACCAATTGCAGCTTAAGTGAAGTTTGATTCATTTATGATTAATAATAAGACATGATTGATAATCACAGATCTTATGATGTAAAACTTATCCTGATGAACAAAATGTTCACCGTGTAATATTTTAACTTAGCTGAGGCCACAAtttaaaatgcttttgttttgcCTTACCTGACGAACAATTTTAGGTGTGGTTAGATAGGTTGGGTTTCTTTAATACTGAGATGAAAATTATAACCACTGGAGAGGGTCAACACCTTAGTGGGTAGTGGATAATTTTGTGAGTCGGTCAGGTAAGGTCAAACTAACCATGTATTTATTGTGGCTTGACAACTGTCTCTTCTTTCCAGACAGTTAAGAAGGGAATGTTTGGTTCCACCACCAAAACACTTTCCTCCTTGCCAGCTCTTTACTCCTGGTTGCTAAGATACAAGTGTCTTCTTGTTGCCAAGGTAACGTGAATTATTGGTGCTTAAATAAAAGTGCAGTTTTTTTGCCATTGTAACATTTCTCCTGGTTGTTAAGATATGTATTCTTGTTACCAAAGTCACATGAATTCTTGTTGCTGAAGTTTATTTTGATACTTATTGGTGATTATATGGATCATGTAATTTAACCTTAACGCTTATTATATTTGCAGTTCAGCCTGTACTTCTATGATGTGCTCTCCAAGCAAACAACGTCAGTAGATATGAAAGGTCTATCTGCCAAGAACTGTGAGGACTATGTTGCCAAGtaattagtctttaaaacagatTTTACAGTTTCATTTGAGTGTCCAGCCCATGTACATTGAGTAAGAACAGCTGCACAATGGCTGTTCTGTTTATGTGAGTCACCTCTTAACGAAACATGAGTTTTCCTGGAAACTAGACATGAATGTTCATCAAGTTGATGCAGCATGTCACATGCAAGTCCCAGGTCTCTACCttaaaggtaaaggtcacactaAGAGGCTAACTGtcaaaatgagtactgttgATTGGACTCTTATCCAAATTTTGTCCGGGTCATATctttaccatgcattataggattttcaagaaacttGCAATGaatgttcaccatgatgaggtggcCTGTCGCGCACAAGACCAATgtcttaaaggtcaaggtcacttttaaaGGTCAAAAGGTTAAATGATAACTGTTGATGGGACTGTACTTTCTCCAGGCCTTGtctttaatatgcattttagcATTTTCAAGGAAgttgaaatgaatgtttatcaTGATGAGGGGCATGGCGCGTCTTAGTTCTGTACCTCATTTCAAAATGAGGAACGTTATAAGAACAGTACTATGTCTGCTCTGCATCTTAACCATGCATCATAGGAATACCAAGTAGCTGGGCACATATGTTTTCCATGATGAGGAAGTGTGTTGGGTATAGACTCGGGCCtgtatctcaaaggtcaaggtcacacttacagATCAAAATGATTTGTGTTTATAGGCCAGTAATGTGTCCCAGCCACATCTTAACCATGCATTATTGGATTGTCAAGTAACTTACATATGGTCACCATTCCGAGGCTgtgtgtcacatgcaagacccaGATTGATACCtgataggtcaaggtcacaacatttgagatttcactttatttttttggttGGATTTAGAGATGCACCTCTATATCTCTAAACGGAGAGAAAAAATAGACATGCATGTCTAAATTACATAAAGGTGCATCTCTATTTTATATACAACAACTAGTAGAATGTAACCAATTTGTGTGTCATATAAACGTCTTAATTACAGTGTTTGCTATCTTTTCAACTCCTTATAATTGACATAGCAGCCAGTATTTTCTCGAGGCATGTAACTAACTGTTgctgtgtttcatttaattgtacTGAAAGTAGATCAGATAGATACCAAGGgctaaaaatgtattgttaatattgtataTCTGAACATGATGGTTTCCAGGGTTACAGCATTCCAGAAGAAGAGTGATGCGAGCCACGTATGTCTTGTGCTGGACACTCAGGGGCTAGAGAGTCCATATAGGGGTCCAGGGTATACACATCCTGATCGCCAGGGTGACACACCCAAGGGGCTGGACAGTTACCCCACTATCTTCTCATTCCCAGGGGTGAGTTGGGAAATATTTTAGGGATAAACTGATGAACGATttgtcatttaatttcatttgaggGGTTAATATGTTAACACATATTCTGGAAAATGTCTTTGATTAAATAAAGCTGCTTTACTTGAAAGTACACAATGTACACAAATTTAACTTCAATGTTGACTTCACTGCTAGCATTTGACACAAATGTAATGCAAATCATTCATCCTTTACAGGACTGGTTTCATCTcatgacatgtttgtttttacctCAGGAGCAGCCTGTTGGTCACTGGCCAAATGTTGTAATGCTCATTTCTgacagacaggcagacaccGACAGGGTCCAGTTTGTTTATGATAAGGTGAGATTCGGGTTGACTTGTTAAAAAACTGCGTGGGTTATCACAGATCATGACCAAACCATTTCACCAACTTGACctctgtcttgtttttatagttgtgtaatgtttgttgtcctGTTGCATTATGTGcccttgtctggtgtagcattatgtgcCAATGTCAGGTGTAGCATTATGTGCCCTTGTCTGGAGTAGCATTATGTGCCCTTGTCTGGTGGGGCATTATGTGcccttgtctggtgtagcattatgtgcccttgtctggtgtagcattatgtgcccttgtctggtgtagcattatgtgcccttgtctggtgtagcagTATGTGCCtttgtctggtgtagcattatgtggccttgtctggtgtagcattatgtggccttgtctggtgtagcattatgtggccttgtctggtgtagcattatgtggccttgtctggtgtagcattatgtgcCAATGTCTGGTGTAGCAGTATGTGCCtttgtctggtgtagcattatgtggccttatctggtgtagcattatgtggccttgtctggtgtagcattatgtgcCAATGTCTGGTGTAGCAGTATGTGCCtttgtctggtgtagcattatgtggCCTTGTCTGGTGGGGCATTATGTGGCCTTGTCTGGTGGGGCATTATGTGCCtttgtctggtgtagcattatgtggccttgtctggtgtagcattatgtggCCTTGTCTGGTGGGGCATTATGTggccttgtctggtgtagcagtatgtgcccttgtctggtgtagcagtatgtgcccttgtctggtgtagcagTATGAGcccttgtctggtgtagcatgATTTGcccttgtctggtgtagcattatgtgcccttgtctggtgtagcattatgtggccttttctggtgtagcattatgtgcccttgtctggtgtagcattatgtggccttgtctggtgtagcattatgtgaccttgtctggtgtagcattatgtgcccttgtctggtgtagcattatgtggcattgtctggtgtagcattatgtgcCCTTGTAtggtgtagcattatgtgcccttgtctggtgtagcactatgtggccttgtctggtgtagcattatgtgcccttgtctggtgtagcattatgtggCCTTGActggtgtagcattatgtgaccttgtctggtgtagcagtatgtggccttgtctggtgtagcattatgtggccttgtctggtgtagcattatgtgcccttgtctggtgtagcattatgtggCCTTGActggtgtagcattatgtgaccttgtctggtgtagcagtatgtggccttgtctggtgtagcattatgtggccttgtctggtgtagcattatgtgaccttgtctggtgtagcattatgtggccttgtctggtgtagcattatgtgaccttgtctggtgtagcattatgtggccttgtctggtgtagcattatgtggccttgtctggtgtagcattatgtggccttgtctggtgtagcagtatgtggccttgtctggtgtagcattatgtggccttgtctggtgtagcattatgtggccttgtctggtgtagcattatgtggCCTTGTCTGGTGCAGCATTATGTGaccttgtctggtgtagcattatgtggccttgtctggtgtagcattatgtgaccttgtctggtgtagcattatgtgcccttgtctggtgtagcattatatgcccttgtctggtgtagcattatgtggccttgtctggtgtagcagTATGTGCCtttgtctggtgtagcattatgtggccttgtctggtgtagcattatgtgcccttgtctggtgtagcattatgtggCCTTATCTGGTGTAGCAGTATGTGCCCCTGTCTGGTGTAGCAGTATGAGcccttgtctggtgtagcattatgtgcccttgtctggtgtagcattatgtggccttgtctggtgtagcattatgtgcccttgtctggtgtagcattatgtgcccttgtctggtgtagcattatgtggccttgtctggtgtagcattatgtgcccttgtctggtgtagcattatgtgcccttgtctggtgtagcattatgtgcccttgtctggtgtagcattatgtgcccttgtctggtgtagcattatgtggCCTTGTCTGGTGGGGCATTATGTGcccttgtctggtgtagcattatgtgcccttgtctggtgtagcattatgtgcccttgtctggtgtagcattatgtgcccttgtctggtgtagcattatgtgcccttgtctggtgtagcattatgtgcccttgtctggtgtagcattatgtgcccttgtctggtgtagcattatgtggCCTTGTCTGGTGGGGCATTATGTGCCCCtgtctggtgtagcattatgtgcCAATGTCTGGTGTGGCATTATGTGcccttgtctggtgtagcattatgtgcccttgtctggtgtagcattatgtgccaatgtctggtgtagcattatgtgcccttgtctggtgtagcagTATGTGCCtttgtctggtgtagcattatgtgaccttgtctggtgtagcattatgtgcccttgtctggtgtagcattatgtgcccttgtctggtgtagcattatgtgccaatgtctggtgtagcattatgtgctcttgtctggtgtagcagtatgtgcccttgtctggtgtagcattatgtggccttgtctggtgtagcactatgtggccttgtctggtgtagcactatgtggccttgtctggtgtagcagtatgtgcccttgtctggtgtagcattatgtggccttgtctggtgtagcactatgtggccttgtctggtgtagcattatgtggccttgtctggtgtagcattatgtggCCTTGTCTGGTGCAGCATTATGTGaccttgtctggtgtagcattatgtggccttgtctggtgtagcattatgtgaccttgtctggtgtagcattatgtgcccttgtctggtgtagcattatgtgcccttgtctggtgtagcattatgtggccttgtctggtgtagcagTATGTGCCtttgtctggtgtagcattatgtggccttgtctggtgtagcattatgtgcccttgtctggtgtagcattatgtggccttgtctggtgtagcagTATGTGCCCCTGTCTGGTGTAGCAGTATGAGcccttgtctggtgtagcattatgtgcccttgtctggtgtagcattatgtggccttgtctggtgtagcattatgtggccttgtctggtgtagcattatgtgcccttgtctggtgtagcattatgtggccttgtctggtgtagcattatgtgcCCTTGTCTGGTGTGGCATTATGTGcccttgtctggtgtagcattatgtggCCTTGTCTGGTGGGGCATTATGTGcccttgtctggtgtagcattatgtgcccttgtctggtgtagcattatgtgcccttgtctggtgtagcattatgtgcccttgtctggtgtagcattatgtgcccttgtctggtgtagcattatgtgcccttgtctggtgtagcattatgtgcccttgtctggtgtagcattatgtgcccttgtctggtgtagcattatgtggCCTTGTCTGGTGGGGCATTATGTGcccttgtctggtgtagcattatgtgccaatgtctggtgtagcattatgtggccttgtctggtgtagcattatgtgcccttgtctggtgtagcattatgtgccaatgtctggtgtagcattatgagcccttgtctggtgtagcagtatgtgcccttgtctggtgtagcattatgtggCCTTGTCTGGTGGGGCATTATGTGCCtttgtctggtgtagcattatgtggccttgtctggtgtagcattatATGCCCTTGCCTGGTGGGGCATTATGTggccttgtctggtgtagcattatgtggccttgtctggtgtagcattatgtggcattgtctggtgtagcattatgtggccttgtctggtgtagcattatgtggcattgtctggtgtagcattatgtgcctttgtctggtgtagcattatgtggccttgtctggtgtagcattatATGCCCTTGCCTGGTGGGGCATTATGTggccttgtctggtgtagcattatgtggccttgtctggtgtagcattatgtgcccttgtctggtgtagcattatgtggcattgtctggtgtagcattatgtggCCTTGTCTGGTGGGGCATTATGTggccttgtctggtgtagcattatATGCCCTTGCCTGGTGGGGCATTATGTggccttgtctggtgtagcattatgtggccttgtctggtgtagcattatgtgcccttgtctggtgtagcagTATGTGCCtttgtctggtgtagcattatgtgaccttgtctggtgtagcattatgtgcccttgtctggtgtagcattatgtgcccttgtctggtgtagcattatgtgccaatgtctggtgtagcattatgtgcccttgtctggtgtagcagtatgtgcccttgtctggtgtagcattatgtggccttgtctggtgtagcactatgtggccttgtctggtgtagcactatgtggccttgtctggtgtagcagtatgtgcccttgtctggtgtagcattatgtggccttgtctggtgtagcactatgtggccttgtctggtgtagcattatgtggccttgtctggtgtagcactatgtggccttgtctggtgtagcattatgtgcccttgtctggtgtagcattatgtggccttgtctggtgtagcattatgtggccttgtctggtgtagcagtatgtgcccttgcctggtgtagcattatgtggccttgtctggtgtagcattatgtgcCAATGTCTGGTGTAGCAGTATGTGcccttgtctggtgtagcattatgtgcccttgtctggtgtagcattatgtgcCAATGTCTGGTGTAGCACTATGTGcccttgtctggtgtagcagtatgtgcccttgtctggtgtagcagtatgtgcccttgtctggtgtagcattatgtgcccttgtctggtgtagcattatgtgcCAATGTCTGGTGTAGCACTATGTGcccttgtctggtgtagcagtatgtgcccttgtctggtgtagcattatgtggCCTTGTCTGGTGGGGCATTATGTGCCtttgtctggtgtagcattatgtggccttgtctggtgtagcattatATGCCCTTGCCTGGTGGGGCATTATGTggccttgtctggtgtagcagtatgtggccttgtctggtgtagcattatgtggcattgtctggtgtagcattatgtggccttgtctggtgtagcattatgtggcattgtctggtgtagcattatgtgcctttgtctggtgtagcattatgtggccttgtctggtgtagcattatATGCCCTTGCCTGGTGGGGCATTATGTggccttgtctggtgtagcattatgtggccttgtctggtgtagcattatgtggccttgtctggtgtggccttgtctggtgtggccttgtctggtgtagcattatgtggCCTTGTCTGGTGGGGCATTATGTggccttgtctggtgtagcattatgtggccttgtctggtgtagcattatgtggccttgtctggtgtggccttgtctggtgtggccttgtctggtgtagcattatgtggCCTTGTCTGGTGGGGCATTATGTGCCAAtgtctggtgtagcattatgtgcctttgtctggtgtagcattatgtggccttgtctggtgtagcattatATGCCCTTGCCTGGTGGGGCATTATGTggccttgtctggtgtagcattatgtggccttgtctggtgtagcattatgtggccttgtctggtgtagcattatgtggcattgtctggtgtagcattatgtggccttgtctggtgtagcattatgtggcattgtctggtgtagcattatgtgcctttgtctggtgtag
This genomic stretch from Mya arenaria isolate MELC-2E11 chromosome 10, ASM2691426v1 harbors:
- the LOC128205869 gene encoding KICSTOR subunit 2-like isoform X1, coding for MSLPTTPGSPPGAKESGTLQTYFQALGQFAYDKAKELMDKEKEIHKATFGSSWGLMVHTLSQFATAEKTYNSLGFLEQKWFGRPKDTLRNSYLVLLQELRRMEEAVRQQDSVAMGMPGPGADFEILLSHLCGQLCEYIRARQKTMDFYEQISLMGTNKNMNYQDLVEVIAEIIHVHSRNFHHPILASLKSGFTSECDIVSHLLQAQLLMAEGQFLPSLLQLHQAHSKLTSWGAASQARETVKKGMFGSTTKTLSSLPALYSWLLRYKCLLVAKFSLYFYDVLSKQTTSVDMKGLSAKNCEDYVAKVTAFQKKSDASHVCLVLDTQGLESPYRGPGYTHPDRQGDTPKGLDSYPTIFSFPGEQPVGHWPNVVMLISDRQADTDRVQFVYDKAVQSTYFITSIEPRIYLVVIYETKKSEKDSYVNSFMLELSSLLRCIKHFAGLKPGSRVGGSRK
- the LOC128205869 gene encoding KICSTOR subunit 2-like isoform X2, giving the protein MSLPTTPGSPPGAKESGTLQTYFQALGQFAYDKAKELMDKEKEIHKATFGSSWGLMVHTLSQFATAEKTYNSLGFLEQKWFGRPKDTLRNSYLVLLQELRRMEEAVRQQDSVAMGMPGPGADFEILLSHLCGQLCEYIRARQKTMDFYEQISLMGTNKNMNYQDLVEVIAEIIHVHSRNFHHPILASLKSGFTSECDIVSHLLQAQLLMAEGQFLPSLLQLHQAHSKLTSWGAASQARETVKKGMFGSTTKTLSSLPALYSWLLRYKCLLVAKFSLYFYDVLSKQTTSVDMKGLSAKNCEDYVAKVTAFQKKSDASHVCLVLDTQGLESPYRGPGYTHPDRQGDTPKGLDSYPTIFSFPGAVQSTYFITSIEPRIYLVVIYETKKSEKDSYVNSFMLELSSLLRCIKHFAGLKPGSRVGGSRK